The DNA sequence TGGAGGCTTTGGCCATGGAATCGGAGGCTTCAAGGTCTTTGTCGTCGTCGGCGACAGCAAAAGCCACGTCGGACTCGGCGTCAAGTGCAGCAAAGAGGTTGCTACTGCTATTCGTGGAGCCATTATTGTGGCTAAGCTATGGGTGATTCCTGTGAGGAGGGGTTACAAGATCGGAAAGCCCCAAACCATGCATTGCAAGGTCACCGGAAAGTGTGGCTTTGTTATCGTGGGGATGGTGCCTGCTCCTCGTGGTTTAGGTATTATGGTGGCTAGGGTTCCCAAGAAGGTGTTCCAATTTGCTGGTATTGGTGATGTGTTCACTTCATCCAGGGGGTCTACCAAGACTCTCGAAACTTTGTCAAGGTTTGCTTCTTAAACGCACTTgttttttggttgttgttgttgttaattATTATGTTGGTGATGTGTAATTCATACTTGAATTGACTGATAATCTCTATTGATTCATATGTGTTTAGGTGCATACTTATCCCAATATTTTGATTCTTATGTATCAACTTTGTTCCCCTGAACCACGAATTTGAGGTTTTCTTATCTAATTGTTACAATTATTCATATTTCAAGGTTGTTGAATTGGTTTTTAGAGAAAGTTTGAAGCTTTGCTGGGTCGCTGTCTTATCATATTAACTTGCAAGATCTCGAATATGTAACTATTTTATGAgctgtatatggttattttgaTGTTGTACTGTAGGAATAATGATTGAGCTATTTAAAGTGAAGGAAAAGCAGAGGGAGATTGCTGAAAATGCCAATGGAAAGTCACCAGTTAAGAAGCAAAGTTCTGGAGAATTACAAAGGTATGCCATGTTAAAGTTTTACATATCTGCATATCTGTTACGTTTAAGCAAGTAGCACATAATATTAACTTTGTATCTGTTATTGATTATGTCCAGCATGCAAATTGCATGAGTTGGTGCATAAATATAATGATAACATTGGGCTTTCCGATTAATACTTCAATTCACTAATCTCATTCTCTGTCTTGATCACCCAACCACGTGTGTACTCGTATTTTGACATTTATCTTACTATCGTAGGCTTTACCCCACTTCCATAACAATTGGCTGTGCAGTCCTCGTTTGAAGTTGCTACTTTGAGCTTGTGTCATTCTTTGTATTCAACAATGGCTGATGAAGTAGTGACCGCAAATGAAAATGGCAATGACAACATCCAGCTGAATCCACAAATGACTTACCAAGTTGTTGTGGTTGCAACTTGAGAAATGGGTATTGGAAAGGATGGGAAACAGCCTTGGAGACTTCCTTCTGATCTCAAGTTCTTTAAGGATGTCATTGAAACGACATCAGatcccgaaaaaaaaaaaatgcaattatAATGGGCAGAAAAACATGGCACAACATTCCCCCTAAGCATCGGCCTTTACCTAGATGCCTTAATGTTGTTCTGACTCATTCGGggagtttttttatatttctcttTAAAACAGTAACTTTGTTCGTGTTTAAATTGTGGTTATGTTGTTGTGGAggttatttattatattttatgaGAGTAATGTGTGGTGATTTCTGTTGTGGGGCGATATTGTGGTTATTACTTATTAGAACTATTGTCAATATAGTGTTTGAGTTCTCATGCCTTATTCTTTTTTCGGATCTTGTATTCTCTCTTGGCATGTTCCTATACAATGAATGGTTGAATATAGCTAAACTCCATAAGTCACTGGTTAGGTCACCAGTCATGTTCAATGTTGATCactcactgttaatcacatatCACTTGCCAAGTTACGGGCCATGTCACAGTTATAaacatgtcactgtcaatccctgGCCATGTCACATAACCTCAAGTAACCGGTAATGTCACTATTAACTTCAAGTCATTGGCtatgtcactggccaagttactggccatgtcactgttaatCCTTAGCCAATGAAGTCATTGTTCAAGCCAAGTCCCTAGTTAGTGAGGttactggtcaagtcactgtaaacctcaagtcactgaccatgtaattgTCTCAAGTcattgaccatgtaactgtctcaagtcactgaccatgtcactgtctcaagtcactgaccatgtcactgtctcAAGTCACTTGCCAAGTCGCTGTCaatcacatgtcactgaccatatCACTGTTATACACGTCACTGACCACGTCTTAGAAATCCCCTCACGAGCAATATAGGTGAGAAGTAATCTCCTTCCTCAAaggaaatctgtgtgaggagttATCCCCTTAAAGCAAATTTGGGTGAGGAATAAGTAATTCCCTAAAGTGGAATCTGTGTGAgaagaaatcccctcaaggccaATATGGATGAAGAGTAATCTCTTTGAGGAGATATTTGGGTAcggtgttgagtcacaaattatttatgcaattgtgccccataattatgaaaattgatttgtcttccatgttATTTTAtcctttttaatccatttccttttatttgtaggaaatcTTGTATTGAGAATAAattgactatttgaggcttgaaatgcaaatatttgaagctaggggaagaagacacggagattggaagaaaattgcaaatcgacttttccgacgatttttccggcaaacttttccggcgagccgccactcatggagggccTTTTCTCctgcaaaggaggaccatggttgtgagaatatcccatcacttgaaattcaaatatctccctacaccttgtccttttgtcaccttgccaatttgatatcatttgggggacaatggtgtaagagcatctcttgcacactttgggaccaaAGAGGACACACATAGCTGATCAAAGAGAGACCAAAGAGGAATCATtcagcattcttgactccattcaatcatcttcatcctatccaagatccatttttctctctagagaagacaccactatttccaccactaaaatcACTATCTCCatctctaaaacctccatttccactactacaacctccatttcctccaccattcaccaccacaactcaccttaGAGATACCATATTTCActttcttaccaatatcaagagcttggagcaaggagaaggaggtgactaccaccacatcatgttcttggagacccatctccaccacctcttccggcatcatcaatagtcaccatttactccctatctctttatgtatttgatgtttaataaaATGTTGAAGCtcgtgtatctagctatgtgtgagtagtgaactagttaaggctagggttgaaagccctagccaaacttgcttggattgatgcttttgtttataaattgatgcaaattcatgttgtcattctcacatgctaagtcaatagttgaatgcattacttagacctaatcaatttgagttatgtgtttgccatgacatgaagtttttcctagaaattgattacctttaggcaaaaagggagcatgaaagcacaccatgtgtgcatgtgagggtagtgagctaaaatcacctagagataggattggtttgctttcTTGGTtatctaaactctaagctttttgcatttaggggcaaatgattgagacctatccggtaattgaatttgtctctaagTAGTTAGCTCTacacttatccggttagagtgaataaaatgaaaggggtttaagccttaatAGTCCTATCgagatgctaagagggtagttggacaattagctttgcatcattcatattcaattgctttaatgcttgcaagggaggcaaaaggtgaaacccgatgctctaactcccatccatttgataacaacttgtttagtttagcttagtttattttacttgctttcattgtttcaatttgaatagaaatcaatctcaaaatcaaaatcaaatctctacacaccatcttgcacatactcaccatgaaccttggttcacttgtgagcctttgtttgtgattgtacatttgcatattcttctagtttttccttagattttccctagctaggaaaggatttaccaatccttgtgggttcgacatccttactaaatcccctattctataacttgtacctcttgcacttgagggtggctttaatgctaacataCGGTGATACCTTTAAAGCAAATTTGGATAAGGATTACGGTTATTCCCTAAAGATGAATCTCTGTGAGGATTGTGAGGATAGATCCCCTCAAGGCTAACATGGGTGAGGAGTAATCCTCTcgaggcgaatctaggtgagtagaaatCCCCTCGAAAGGAATCTGGGTGAGGAGCAAGGATTGAACCAATTTACCTGTAAAAGTAATTTTTATCAAGTccctagttagtgaggtcactagtcaagtcactgaccatgtaactgtctcaagtcactgaccatgtcactatcAATTCCtagtcaagtcactgttaatctcaaCTCACCCGCAAAGTCACTGACCATATCACTGTCAATccatagccaagtcactgtccatctCAAGTCACCAGTAAAGTCACTGACCGAGTCATTGTCAATCCCTTACCAAGTCACTATTAATCTCAAGTTACAGTCAATCAGGGCCAAGTCACTTGCCAGTAAAGTCCTTGGCTAGGCCAAGgaggtcactggccaagtcactttTAACCTGCGAACAGTAAATGtatttgctttctttttaatctctttattgatttatatgttgGCATCTCTCTTTTTGGTTGTTTGATGTCTTCAAAACTTGATTCTTAAAATTAGAAAAAGGAAGCATAAAATGGAAAAGTTCCACGAGACGCACCATTAATTTTGTAACATTACGTTTTTTGGGTTGTTAGTGAGTGATTCGCGTGTCAATGTGGACGTCCAGTCGTGGTCTTTCACATTTAAGTTTTATGCATCTTTCGAATTCACCTAGTcaatgtcactgaccatgtccaATAGTAATCACAAGTCACTAGTCAAGTTACTTTTAACCTCAAGTCATTGGCCATGTAACTgtctcaagtcactgaccatgtaactgtctcAAGTCACTaactatgtcactgaccatgtcactatcAATTCCTGATCAAGGCACTGTTAATCTCACCGGCGAAGTCACTAACATCTctgttgtatataaattttaAGTCAGTAGTCAATGCACTGACATTTACATGTCATTTCCCAAGTCACTGTTATATTCATGTCACTCTCCAGGTCACGTTATATGGCCATATCATTATATTATGGAATTTTAGTGACACGGTCAATGACTTAGCTAATGACTTGGAAATTTCAATGACATGGCCAATGACATGCAATATGACATGGTGAGTGCCATGCCAAATTCAATGACATCGTCAGTGATTTGATCACTTTGGACATGGCCAATGACTTGCCAATTTCAGTGTATGACCAATGACTTAATCAACATTGAACATGGCCAGTAActtagtcagtgacatggtcagtgacttagTCAGTGACATGAAATATGACATATCCAGTGACATGCCAATttcagtgacatagtcagtgcCTTGGCAATTTCAatgacatggccagtgacttagCTAGTGATATGCAATACGGCATGGCTAGTGACAGTGACTTGGTGAATTCAAAAGATGCCTAAAACTTGAACTACTGCAAAAGATCTATAAAAATTAAACATAACAGTGACACTataaaaagatacaaaacaGTAATTGATTTAATTGCATCCTAGGCTCTAaacaaatttctaaaatttcttCTATTCATTGCTACTCTTCTTCATATCCTTTTTTCTTCCTCGCTGgaatttctgcttcttcttcatgatcttcttcttcactttcttCCTTATGTTTTCTTTTGCCCCGCCCCATGTCTTCTATCTGTATATCCTGTACAAAATTGTGAAAATGAGAAGATCATTAGTGACTTTGACAATTACATGATCGGTGATATGGTCAGTGACATATTCATGACTATGACATGATCAGtcacatggtcagtgacttgaggttaacggTGACCCGCGAATGAGTAAGATGCTTACAAAGACTAGACTATCAAGGGTGCAAATGACCTGGATTTCATACCAACACAGATTCAGCAACTTTTGTAAGATACTCAAGTGAAAACTAGATACATGCATAATTCAAAGGTGACACAAACGCTGAAATATGGCTTGTAACTTCTGTGTTACTTTATAATCCTTTGTTAGGTATACCACACAAGTGGAAGCCCTCAATTAGAACATCAACCATAGAGCATTATGACTTGAAAGCTATTAAAGTAACAATGCATACCACTTCATTGCACATTGCTTGCAAATACACGACATTCCTCACATTTCACATTGTTACATATATCAAGTTCCTATATCACTTCATAAGCCACCCCGTAACATGCACCAACTAATAGAACCATCAACAATGCAATGTTCCACTCGATTCTATAGATTCTTCTTAAGGCATTTTGTCTAGTAAGATATTTTGTGCTGGTAAATAAAAGGATAAGGAACTTTGAGAGAGTGAAAGTGCTTCGGAAAGAGAGATTCGTAGAGATCTATCGTTGCAGAAAGTTGATGTTGATTTCCAACATTTGGCTTGCATGGTTTTGGAGGTCATGGCACAACAAATATAGGTCTCAATCAGTTCTGATTCAACTAATTATTTTGCAGCTAAGAAGCCAGTAACTTCACgtgttaaaatttaaaaattacagACACCCGCAAAGGAGGGAAGGCCATACCTAGTATGTTAAAATACCTCCAAAAGTACTGGGCTGTCGTAGTGTGACATTTGTTATGGTACTATTTGCAGAAAGTATACAAATAACCCGAGATCCTTGTTGAGAGAATGTCATAATCTTCATCTTTATGTCTAAATTTAGTCAAAGCTTTAGTAATGTAAAAGCACTAATCAAACTGCTACCAAAGAAGTGCGATATCCCAAAACGCAAGGAAATAGAGCAATGGAAATCAAATAACAAACCTGATGCGGAGGAGTTTTGCTTAGGTAGCCTATTGCGGAGGCGCCACTTCTTCCCCTCCTTATTCCAACCCACACGTCTTGACTTCTATTAATTGTGAAATCTAAATAATGAAAGCTACAAGGCTGTATAACAAACAGTACAACAATCTCTGAAAGATGCATTTCCAAGGGATTCTATTTGATCCTCTGAACACACAAACAAAAGATCATCCACACTATTCTCTAATCTTGAAGCAACACAATCACTTTACTAAGTAGCTGGCAAGAACTGGAAGCTATCTAACCACCATCATCCAACTACTTAAAAATAACGGTTTATCTGCACAAAAACAATGTGAAACAGAGGCTACATTGAACCTAATCGAAAGTAAAAAGAGGCAATTTATCAAACAAGTAGATGGCATGCCAAAAAATCAAACTTACAAATCAATTGAAGGGTACCAGTTATAGTGTGGTGGAATTTGGATGGAGTACTGTAGGTTTTTCTCCTTCTCAGCAATATGAATTATACTCATCGCTGAACTCACCGCCCGCAAGAAGGATAGAGCTAAAACCAACAATATCTGAAACTCACACCGCTTCAATTAGATCAAAGAAAACAACTAAATCGAAGTGTTCATGATTCAAAACTActcaaaccaaagaaaatcaCATCACGCTAAATCATCTAGACAAATTCTTCCATGTCAAACACTGTTGCTTCATTTTCCTCTTTCAAAGTTCCACAGAAAATTTACCAATAATCATACAAAACACTAAGGAACAACgagaaaagtaaaaacaaaaaaaaaaaatttcaatgtgATTGAAGAAAGGATAGGAAACACTCACAGATTATTGATAATGCAAAAACCAAAGCTTTGAATTTTCAGCGCACCACTCGATCTTCTACCACGACTTGCACGCCAGCAAGGTCGAGTTCCAGTCGTCGTCCGTCTGCAGGAACGAGAACACGTGCTTCAGCACCTCCTAGGGGAACGACCGCTCCATTTTCAACATTTTCCAAG is a window from the Rosa chinensis cultivar Old Blush chromosome 2, RchiOBHm-V2, whole genome shotgun sequence genome containing:
- the LOC112183535 gene encoding 40S ribosomal protein S2-4 — its product is MAELEGGATGERGGFGHGIGGFKVFVVVGDSKSHVGLGVKCSKEVATAIRGAIIVAKLWVIPVRRGYKIGKPQTMHCKVTGKCGFVIVGMVPAPRGLGIMVARVPKKVFQFAGIGDVFTSSRGSTKTLETLSRKSRGRLLKMPMESHQLRSKVLENYKGFTPLP